The Vibrio tritonius genomic sequence GGATCCCAGTAACCAGTGCCAGTGGAACAGACTAAACAGCAAACCTTGAGTGACCGCGTAACTTCCACCGACAACAATCAGCCATAAAATACCACCAGCGATGTAGAGCCACTGCGGTTTTTCACCTAAGCTGCGCAGCCATTTCTCCATCCAGCTAATGGAATTACCAATCCAACGAATCGGATGCGGCCAATTGGGCGGATCGCCAATCAGCCAATCGAGCATAAACGCAAACCAGATGATGATAAGGCTCATTTTATTGCCTCGTTTATTGGTTTAGTGCGTGAAAGTTGGTTCTCTTTTGCAAGAGCAAACCAGTGCTTAATTAGCTCTGGCTGTTGAGCAAAATGCAGGTGCAGATAGGTCGCTAAAGTATTGCCAACTTGATAACCACCACCCCAACGCGAAATGATTTCGCCATCGCGTTCTTTGGTCATATCGAACACAGGTTCAAGCTCAGTCGTAAACTCTGAATAATGAAATTCGTGACCGCGTAACACTGTTCCTTGCGGACATATCACCGTATTGGTGTTGGCGGTAGCAAAGCAGTAACCAAATCTTTTCAATGACTTGGTCATAGTGCTACGGCCAGGTAGAATCCCCACCATAGGGTGTGTGTCCCCCTTAACATTCCCTTTATTTAGGGTGTGTGTCCCCGTTAATGGATGTGCGGAAAGGTGTGTGTCCCCGTTAGTTTTAGTAGTTTTAGGGTGTGTGTCCTCGTAAGTGGTGAGGCTGTCGCCGAGGTACATCAAGCCGCCGCATTCGGCATAAATGGGGGTGCCTTGTTGATGGAGCGTGCGCAGTGATGCAAGCATGCTGCTATTTTGCGCTAATGCTGCGCCATACGATTCCGGATAACCGCCGCCGATATACACTAAGTCACATTCAGGTACGGCTTCATCATCTAGAGGACTAAAGCGCACTATGGTCGCGCCTTGCTGCTCGAGTAAATCGAGATTGTCTTGGTAATAGAAGTTAAACGCGTTGTCGTGGGCCAGCGCGATAGTTAAACCCGCTCCCGCTTGGTCTGCTTCTTGATCGGACTCTGCATAGGATTCTGGCAATGCATTGAGATCGGGGAAAGCAAATTCGTTGATGTCTGCGCCCTGATCTTCTATCTCACTTAGCGCCAGCAAGGCATCTAAATCGATATGCTCTTCTATCGCCTCTGCAAGAGTTTGCCAATGAGGATCAAATCGTGAAGATTCTTGCGCGGTCAACAACCCTAAATGGCGCTCGGGCAATTCGATTGCTGGCAACTTAGGCAGGCGACCTAAGACGGGTATTTGACAGTATTTTTCCACTGCCGCGCGAATCAAATCTAAGTGAGAATCGGAATTAACGTTATTGAAAATCACCCCTGCGATATTGAGTTCTGGGTCGAAGTGTTGGAACCCCATCACGGTTGCAGCGGCAGAGGTCGACACAGCGCGCCCGTCCACGACTAAAATTACCGGCAAATTCAAATCACGAGCAAGGCCGGCGGTACTGCAGTAATGTGGATCAACGCCATAACCATCGTAAAGGCCCATTACCCCTTCGATGACAGCGATATCTGCTTTACGAGTATGAGAGTAGAAAAGAGAACGCATGGTGTCTGCTGGCAGCATAAAGGCATCCAAATTACGCGATGCCACACCGCTGACACGAGTGTGCCAAGCAGTATCAATATAGTCCGGTCCGACTTTATAAGGTTGCACCGCTAAACCGCGATTGGTTAGCGCCTTTAGCAAACCTAACGTCATGGTCGTTTTTCCACAACCACTGTTTGTACCGGCAATCACAAATGCTTTCATATTCCACCACAAGGTATAAGTTAGTCCTTGATAGGGAGAGTTTTGAAAAACAATCAACACAAAGCCTACCTTGCGGCATGACCTGTTCTGGTTGTTTCCACTCTCTTCCCACCGAAGAAGTTTTGGAATTCATAGTGACTCGTCTTCTGGCTTAGCGTCATTCGCTTTGGCTCCTTCCCGTTTTCTAAAACAGTGGTGTTAGCCAAATTGTCAGCATTACAGCAGCGGGGGCTGCGGAGGATTCTCACCTCGCTTCCGGAGCATCGCTCACACGATGCGCATCTCTATGATAAACAAATAAATAAACGCGCTTACTATACCTCAAGCTTATCCCAAGCGACATGCGCTTTGCGCCACATTCCCTTCATCTTTAATGTAACTAATCCACATCCTAACTAAGCCACATCACGCTAACAGAGAATAACAGCACAAATTTTTGGCTAACTGCAACCAAGATGCTTAATTAAACAGCCAATGAGCTGTATTCGTCTTTGCCATGTTCGTGCTGTTACACAAAATTAAAGTGCTACCATATTAATATTTACCGCTATTCATCCATGATATAGATCAAGATATTTCTGTTTTCTTTCTATCTTTAGTTAATTGGTTAAAATAAATTCTTCTCGGTAAATCAGGCACTTTAAATATTTCTCCACATTGATTATTCCTTCAGCTAAATTGAATTTTATTCATCTATAAATTGAAATAATTTCATTTTTTCGCGCCGCTTTTATATTCTGCTGTTTATTTCTCTATTTATTTTTTCGTAAATCGTTATTAACTGACACATTATTGTCGTGGCTCAAAAAAAGACGCGATCAGCGATGGTACTGTCAAACGCAGATACCAAATAACATCAATAACATAGTGATAGCCAATCGTGAGCAAGGCCGCTCAACGATTTTCCTCACTGAATAAAGAGAAAAGTAAACATGCCAGGAAAAGTATGGCTCGTCGGAGCAGGTCCAGGAGATCCAACCCTTATTACCGTAAAAGGTTTACACTGCATTCGCCAAGCCGATGTCTTGGTCTACGACCGACTTGTGTGTAAAGAACTGCTTGATGAAGCAAACGCTCAGTGTGAATTGATCAATGTGGGCAAAACCCCTAACTTTCATCCTATCCCACAAGAAGAAATCAATAATATCTTGATAAAACATGCACTTCAGGGGCAGAATGTTGTTCGGCTAAAAGGTGGCGACCCATACGTATTTGGTCGCGGTGGTGAAGAGGCAGAAGCGCTAATTCCACATCATATTCCGTTTGAAGTCGTACCGGGCATCACCTCTGCGATTGGTGGATTAGCCTACGCAGGCATTCCTGTAACTCACCGTGATTGTGCCTCTTCTTTTCATGTCATTACCGGACACCGTAAAGAAGGGAAAGATCAGGTGGACTGGTCACAATACGCCAAACTTGATGGCACCTTAGTGGTGTTAATGGGAATGAGCCAGCTAAGTCACATCTGTCAGTCGCTTATTATGTGTGGCAAAGATGCCTCCACCCCGGTTGCCGTGGTTCGCTATGCGTCACGTAAAGAGCAACAAGTGGTGTGCGGTAACTTAGACAGCATCGCCAGCTTGGTGCAAGACGCTGGATTACGCTCTCCAGCCCTGATCGTCATCGGTAAGGTCGCGGAAAAACACACAATTTTGGAATTTACTGCCACGCATCACGAGATACAATCGTTAGTACTTAACCAGTAAGTGGCCTTATAACAACACAACATCAATATCATTTGGGAAGCGCGTATGGCCAAAAGTGGGCAGCACGGTGGAAATGTCATTCAAATGGCACAAGAGCACGGTTTAAACCCGGAGCAGGTCATTGATTTTAGCGCCAATATTAACCCCTTAGGTATGCCACACAGTGTGAAACAAGCCATTATCGAGCAGCTCGATTGTGTTGAACACTACCCAGATATTGATTATCTCAAGTTGCACCAAGCGATCGCAGCCCATCACCAACTGCCCGTACAACAGGTGATTGCGGGCAATGGGGCAACTGAACTGATTTTTCTGTGGGCCAATCACATAAAGCCGAAAAAGGCGCTTCTTGTTGAGCCAAGTTTTGCCGAATACCGCCGCGCCTTAGCGCGCGTCGATTGCGAAATCGTGCAATTTAATTTGCGAGAATCCGAACAGTTTGCATTGACCCCCAAGTTACTCGACGCACTCGACGCCTCCTTAGATGCCTTGTTCTTGTGTACGCCCAATAACCCCACCGGTTTAATGCCAGACCACGATTTATTATTAGCAATCGTCGCCCGTTGCCATGCACTCGATATTGCGCTGTTTATTGATGAATCCTTTATCGATTTTATGGGAGACACGCCAAGCTTAGTGGCTCAACTGGCTGATTATCCAAATCTCGCTATTCTGCGCTCTTTAACTAAGTTCTATGCCATGCCCGGTTTGCGTCTAGGTTATTTGCTTTCTTCGAATGACGCATTGCTTGGCCAGATGCGGGAACAGCGTGAACCATGGACCATTAATGCGCTTGCCGCTTTAGCGGGTGAAGTACTGTTCTCTGATACCCAATTTGTAAAGAACACCCTACACTGGTTAGAGCAAGAGCAGACATTTGTTTGGCAGGAATTAAGTCAACTTTCAGGCATTACGATGTATAGGCCAAGCGCCAATTATCTGTTTTTTAAACATCTTGAGCCAAATAGTCAGCTGCAAGCTCAAATGATGAAACACGGCATATTGATTCGCAGTTGCGCCAATTACCCAACGTTAAATCAACAGTTTTATCGTATTGCAATCAAATCCCGTGCGGCCAATATCCAGCTGATTTCGGCATTAAAAGAGGTATTACATCATGGCTAAAGCAAGTTGCCCCGCTTCCTGTGGTGAATTAATTCAAGGCTGGATTAATGGCAATGAAAAATTGGTTTCCTGCCCAATTAATTGGTTTTCAACGGTTGAGGTCAGTCGAAACCCCGATCTTCCCACCAATACCGGCTTTATGGCACGTAAGGCTTTCAATTTAGCGTTAACGTTTCTTGGTCAGCCAGAAGAAGCCGCGAAAGAACTTTCTATCCATGTTGAAAGTAATATTCCGAAAGCCAAGGGGATGGCAAGCAGCACTGCCGACATCGCAGCAACCTTGATGGCCACAGCCCGTTATTTTAATCGCGAACTCACTGAGGTGGAAATTGGCCATTTGTGCGCCTCATTAGAGCCAACCGACGGAACCATCTTTAATGCCCTAACCCTCTTTGACCATAACCAAGGCGAAGTGATTGAAACCATGGGGACGATTGATCCTATTAATCTGTTGGTATTGGAAAGTTCGATTAGCTTAGAGACGGCGGATTACCACCGCATGCGTCGTTATGAAACCCTACAAGCATCTTCAGACCAACTGGAAAAGGCCCACCGCCTTTTGCGTAATGCCGTGGACGAACAAGACAAAGCATTACTGGGTGAAGCGGCAACTCTGAGCGCCATTGAAAGCCAAAAAGTGCTGCCAAAACCGCTCTTTTACTCCATCTTAGACATGGTAGAACGCCAAGGTTTGTATGGCATTAACCTTGCCCACAGTGGCAGTGTTATCGGTGTTATGTACGATGAATCCCGCCACGATGTGGAAAAAATAGCTCATCAAATTCGCCAAATCGATGTGCTTGGTTTTTACCACACTCAACATCGACAACAGCTCATTCAAGGTGGGGTGCGTTAATCAAAGGTCGTGGTGGTCAACGGCAGACCAACACCTTGAACGCTAAAAAACGCTTTCCCTTCATAGCGCAGCAGCTGAACATGAGTAACGCTCTGGTTGGTAATGTTCAGC encodes the following:
- a CDS encoding cobyrinate a,c-diamide synthase; this translates as MLIVFQNSPYQGLTYTLWWNMKAFVIAGTNSGCGKTTMTLGLLKALTNRGLAVQPYKVGPDYIDTAWHTRVSGVASRNLDAFMLPADTMRSLFYSHTRKADIAVIEGVMGLYDGYGVDPHYCSTAGLARDLNLPVILVVDGRAVSTSAAATVMGFQHFDPELNIAGVIFNNVNSDSHLDLIRAAVEKYCQIPVLGRLPKLPAIELPERHLGLLTAQESSRFDPHWQTLAEAIEEHIDLDALLALSEIEDQGADINEFAFPDLNALPESYAESDQEADQAGAGLTIALAHDNAFNFYYQDNLDLLEQQGATIVRFSPLDDEAVPECDLVYIGGGYPESYGAALAQNSSMLASLRTLHQQGTPIYAECGGLMYLGDSLTTYEDTHPKTTKTNGDTHLSAHPLTGTHTLNKGNVKGDTHPMVGILPGRSTMTKSLKRFGYCFATANTNTVICPQGTVLRGHEFHYSEFTTELEPVFDMTKERDGEIISRWGGGYQVGNTLATYLHLHFAQQPELIKHWFALAKENQLSRTKPINEAIK
- the cobA gene encoding uroporphyrinogen-III C-methyltransferase, whose product is MPGKVWLVGAGPGDPTLITVKGLHCIRQADVLVYDRLVCKELLDEANAQCELINVGKTPNFHPIPQEEINNILIKHALQGQNVVRLKGGDPYVFGRGGEEAEALIPHHIPFEVVPGITSAIGGLAYAGIPVTHRDCASSFHVITGHRKEGKDQVDWSQYAKLDGTLVVLMGMSQLSHICQSLIMCGKDASTPVAVVRYASRKEQQVVCGNLDSIASLVQDAGLRSPALIVIGKVAEKHTILEFTATHHEIQSLVLNQ
- the cobD gene encoding threonine-phosphate decarboxylase CobD, producing MAKSGQHGGNVIQMAQEHGLNPEQVIDFSANINPLGMPHSVKQAIIEQLDCVEHYPDIDYLKLHQAIAAHHQLPVQQVIAGNGATELIFLWANHIKPKKALLVEPSFAEYRRALARVDCEIVQFNLRESEQFALTPKLLDALDASLDALFLCTPNNPTGLMPDHDLLLAIVARCHALDIALFIDESFIDFMGDTPSLVAQLADYPNLAILRSLTKFYAMPGLRLGYLLSSNDALLGQMREQREPWTINALAALAGEVLFSDTQFVKNTLHWLEQEQTFVWQELSQLSGITMYRPSANYLFFKHLEPNSQLQAQMMKHGILIRSCANYPTLNQQFYRIAIKSRAANIQLISALKEVLHHG
- a CDS encoding GHMP family kinase ATP-binding protein; amino-acid sequence: MAKASCPASCGELIQGWINGNEKLVSCPINWFSTVEVSRNPDLPTNTGFMARKAFNLALTFLGQPEEAAKELSIHVESNIPKAKGMASSTADIAATLMATARYFNRELTEVEIGHLCASLEPTDGTIFNALTLFDHNQGEVIETMGTIDPINLLVLESSISLETADYHRMRRYETLQASSDQLEKAHRLLRNAVDEQDKALLGEAATLSAIESQKVLPKPLFYSILDMVERQGLYGINLAHSGSVIGVMYDESRHDVEKIAHQIRQIDVLGFYHTQHRQQLIQGGVR